The segment GGCAACGGGCTAAAGGTTCAGGCAATGGGCCAGATGGTCACCATCATCTATTGCTTTCCAGGGAAAAGGGGTTCCCTTCGGGATCGACGCCGTTGACCACGCGCGTGCCGGGGGCGGCCTCAAACAGGTCGCCCAGGGAGACGCCTTGAGCCAGCAGCGCCCGGCGTGCTTCCTCAATCTGGGCGACGCGGAACACGATTTTGGGCGCATCCCGCCCCAGGTCGCGCTGCCCGCCGCCGTGCAAGGCCAGCGTACACGCGCCCGTGCCAAATGTGACCCAGGACTCGGCGCTGTAGTCAACCAACCCGCGCGGATAGGTCACTTCCAGGCCAAGAAGGTCACGGTAGAAACGCACCTGCGCGTCCATGTCTTGGGCGTATAAGATAATCTCCATCAGTTCCAGAATCATCTCTCCTTGCCAGAAACCGGGTTTTTCCTTCGAGAACCAGGTTTCTTGGGCTAAAAACCCGGTTTCTTTACACGATTTGTATGCAGTCGGGCGAGTCGTTGAAGGGGCTGTTGACGAGGGTGCTGACGGGGTAGGCGCTCATGTTTGCGGCGGGGTAGGGTTGCAACAGGGGCTGCACCATGTCGGGGCGCTGGCTGTGGGGGTCGAGCCAGGCGGTGTATTGCTCCGGGGGGATGATGAGGGGCATTCGGTTGTGGATGGGGCGCAGTAGTTCGTTGGGTTCGGTGGTGAGGATGGCGCAGGATTCGACTTCGGAGCCGTCAGAAGCGATCCAGCGTTCCCAAATGCCGGCAATTCCCCACACACCCCCATCCCGTGCCATAATGTACATCGGCTGCTTCTTCCCGTTCAACTTCCGCCACTCGTAGAAACCTGATGCCGGCACCAGGCAGCGTCGGTACCTGAATGCGGCGCGGAAGGAAGGTTTTTCCGCGACCGTTTCCGCACGGGCGTTGATCATGCGCGCTCCCATGCCAGGGTCTTTCGCCCAGGAAGGAATCAGGCCCCAATGGAGATACGTGAGTTCCCGTTGTCCATTGGCCGCGACGCGGACCACGGCGACGGGCTGCGTGGGCGCGATGTTGTAGCGGGGCGCTAATGGCGGCATTTCCGCCAACGCAAACTGAGCCGCCACATCTTCCGTGGCCGCGGCCAGGGTAAATCGTCCACACATATTAGCCTCCTATCGCGCGGGCACGCGAACAGATGCCTGCCAGGGTGATTGGGGAGAATGTGGGCGGCAGAGGAGAACCCAATGCCGGCACAAGACCATATGTTCTTATTCTACCTGACCACAAAGCGGCTGACGAATTTCCCCCACCTCGCCATCACTCCCCACTGCCCGCCCCCGCGTACATCGTGCCCCAGGACATCGCGGATGGGCGGCTCCGCTCCTGGCAGCGCAGATTTCGATTACTTGCATGACGCCAGAAATATGTTTGCTCCCCCGTGACCATCAGGCGGCGGCTGCGTAAGATCAATTCCCCACCGCAGGTCGGGCAATACGCCGTGTCAGGCGCATCCACATCCGCTAAAATAGATTCACCATTTGCTAAACACGCAGTCTTCATCGTATCCGACCTCACTCACCAAAACTGATACCCAAAACGACTACTTGACGATAGCAGCGGCGGCTTAAGACAGCAATTAAGCACAACACAGCCGAACTGTTATCCCGGTGATGGCTTGGGGCGGATGCAGTCGAAAATACCTATGCTCAAAATCACTGTCATTACCCTGGCCATCAACATTCCCGGGCCTGTTGCC is part of the Ardenticatenales bacterium genome and harbors:
- a CDS encoding SOS response-associated peptidase; translation: MCGRFTLAAATEDVAAQFALAEMPPLAPRYNIAPTQPVAVVRVAANGQRELTYLHWGLIPSWAKDPGMGARMINARAETVAEKPSFRAAFRYRRCLVPASGFYEWRKLNGKKQPMYIMARDGGVWGIAGIWERWIASDGSEVESCAILTTEPNELLRPIHNRMPLIIPPEQYTAWLDPHSQRPDMVQPLLQPYPAANMSAYPVSTLVNSPFNDSPDCIQIV